DNA from Solanum stenotomum isolate F172 chromosome 3, ASM1918654v1, whole genome shotgun sequence:
TGCTAGGGTAATGTGGGATCAGCAGACTGGGCGTTCTAGGGGTTTTGGATTTGTTTCTTTCCGGAACCAACAGGTATCCTTTTATCTACATTTAGTTTCTAATTGTCTTTAGGGTAATGCATGACTTTGTTCCCATTTAATCTTTGTTGTTCTTATTCAGGATGCCCAAAGTGCAATTAATGATTTGACTGGTAAGTTGCCATAAAAGTTTTCTGCATTCAGTTAATTTATTACTGATTGATGCACATGTTGGATTATTTCAAAGCAATTGAGAACCAGAAGATTTTGTTTTACCCCTTGCATCACAGATGTTCCTCTCCCAGAAGCTGATTGCTTGTGTTATGATGTCAGGGAAATGGCTTGGTAGTAGACAGATACGTTGTAACTGGGCTACAAAAGGAGCTAATTCTAATGATGAGCAAGGCTCAGAAATCAGAAGTGTCGTGGAATTAACTAATGGATCATCAGGTGTGTACAGTTTTCGAATGACAAGTCCTTAAATTTGATAAAGAGAATTATCCAGAACAAGCTAGTGTTCGGTTTTTGTTTGGAAGGTGGCTGGATTCAATGGGTTTAAGTTTCTGATATTGATTCTGTCCTTAATCAATGTCTGTTGTTGCAGAAGATGGTAAAGATCCAGCAAACAGTGATGCTCCTGAAAACAACACACAATATACAACTGTTTATGTGGGCAATCTTGCTCCCGAGGTAAgatattcttcttcctttctgAATTCTGCCGGTAAGGGAAACAGTAAATGGTGTGCGAGATCTTTAGGAGTAAACCATAAGGGTGCCTTTGCCCTAGCCCTTGGTCCGATCTTGAAGTACCATTGTGCTTTTGGAAAAGCTTAGTCCTATTACTTTCATTTGTTTCAGGCGACACAACTCGATCTCCATCGCCACTTTTATGCCATTGGTGCAGGAGTGATAGAGGAAGTTCGTGTTCAACGTGATAAAGGATTTGGTTTTGTAAGATACAGCACCCATGATGAGGCAGCTTTGGCAATTCAAATGGGAAATGCCCAATCAATTCTGTGTGGGAGACAGATTAAGGTAACATCATTCTACCTGCAGCTTTTTCCTGTATTAGGCTTGCTTTGAAGTTCATGCTGTATTGGATTATGATATGCTCCTTTAATAAAATGTTGGATGATACTTATTAAGACAATATGTAGTTGTATCTCAGCTTTAGGAGTGTGTTCGTTGTAATCAATTCTATTTGATCAAAACATTTAAGCTCAATTTTCTCATGTGTATTTCCAGTGTTCTTGGGGTAACAAACCAACACCACCTGGAACAGCCTCAAATCCTCTTCCACCACCAGCCGCAGCGCCATTAGGCCTCACTGCCACCGATCTTTTGACTTATGAACGGCAGCTAGCTATGAGCAAGATGGCTGGTGTTCATGCCCTCATGCAACCTCAGTGTCAACATCCCCTGAAGCAAGCATCAATGGGAATGAGTGCTTCTGGAGCAAGCCAGGCTATATATGATGGTGGTTTCCAGAATCTTGCTGCTCAGCAGCTCATGTATTATCAGTGATGTGCAGAAATATGTCTTGACATTTCGTTGCCTTTCTTTTAGACTAGATGAG
Protein-coding regions in this window:
- the LOC125859367 gene encoding oligouridylate-binding protein 1B-like isoform X2, encoding MLNQRLKQEQQQALMQQALLQQQSLYHPGLIAAPQIPSGNLPPGFDPSTCRSVYIGNIHPQVSETLLHELFSCTGLVEGCKLVRKDKSSYGFVHYYDRRSAELAVVTQNGRHLFGQPIKVNWAYASGQREDTSSHFNVFVGDLSPEVTDAMLFACFSVYPSCSDARVMWDQQTGRSRGFGFVSFRNQQDAQSAINDLTGKWLGSRQIRCNWATKGANSNDEQGSEIRSVVELTNGSSDGKDPANSDAPENNTQYTTVYVGNLAPEATQLDLHRHFYAIGAGVIEEVRVQRDKGFGFVRYSTHDEAALAIQMGNAQSILCGRQIKCSWGNKPTPPGTASNPLPPPAAAPLGLTATDLLTYERQLAMSKMAGVHALMQPQCQHPLKQASMGMSASGASQAIYDGGFQNLAAQQLMYYQ
- the LOC125859367 gene encoding oligouridylate-binding protein 1B-like isoform X1, giving the protein MLNQRLKQEQQQALMQQALLQQQSLYHPGLIAAPQIPSGNLPPGFDPSTCRSVYIGNIHPQVSETLLHELFSCTGLVEGCKLVRKDKSSYGFVHYYDRRSAELAVVTQNGRHLFGQPIKVNWAYASGQREDTSSHFNVFVGDLSPEVTDAMLFACFSVYPSCSDARVMWDQQTGRSRGFGFVSFRNQQDAQSAINDLTGKWLGSRQIRCNWATKGANSNDEQGSEIRSVVELTNGSSEDGKDPANSDAPENNTQYTTVYVGNLAPEATQLDLHRHFYAIGAGVIEEVRVQRDKGFGFVRYSTHDEAALAIQMGNAQSILCGRQIKCSWGNKPTPPGTASNPLPPPAAAPLGLTATDLLTYERQLAMSKMAGVHALMQPQCQHPLKQASMGMSASGASQAIYDGGFQNLAAQQLMYYQ